A section of the Pedobacter sp. HDW13 genome encodes:
- a CDS encoding LytTR family DNA-binding domain-containing protein gives MKIIIIEDELKAAKSLSSLINKIRPKAQVVANLQSIDDAVHYFSENEQPDLIFMDIQLSDGLSFEIFQSVKISCPVIFCTAYGEYAMDAIKANGIDYLLKPFSQEDLQKAFEKVDQFQNFFQQNKLPDMDELIKRIGPNEGKKSFLVFKHNKYTTVPTEQIAFIYIRNDSPTIMTLKEEEYTLNQSLDTIQGQLSALQFFRLNRQYIVNFSAIKEVEHYFDRKLFVKLVIPSPEKLLIGKEKTTAFLNWLENR, from the coding sequence ATGAAGATTATCATCATTGAAGACGAGCTGAAGGCTGCCAAGTCTTTATCAAGCCTTATTAATAAAATACGTCCGAAAGCACAAGTTGTAGCTAACCTGCAAAGTATTGACGATGCTGTGCATTATTTTTCAGAAAACGAGCAACCCGATCTGATTTTTATGGATATCCAGCTGTCGGACGGCCTTTCCTTTGAAATTTTTCAATCGGTAAAAATCAGTTGTCCGGTAATTTTTTGTACTGCTTATGGCGAGTACGCGATGGATGCCATTAAAGCCAATGGTATTGATTATCTGCTAAAACCTTTTTCGCAGGAAGACCTGCAAAAGGCCTTTGAAAAGGTAGATCAGTTTCAGAATTTTTTTCAGCAAAATAAGCTCCCGGATATGGATGAGCTGATTAAACGAATTGGGCCAAATGAAGGGAAAAAGAGTTTTCTGGTGTTCAAACACAATAAATATACAACGGTTCCTACCGAGCAGATTGCTTTTATCTACATCCGCAACGACTCGCCAACCATTATGACCTTGAAAGAGGAAGAATATACCCTGAACCAATCGCTGGATACCATACAAGGGCAGCTTTCTGCTTTGCAGTTTTTTAGGCTTAACCGCCAGTACATTGTTAATTTTAGCGCGATCAAGGAAGTAGAGCACTATTTCGACCGTAAGCTATTTGTTAAACTGGTTATCCCCTCGCCCGAAAAACTGCTGATTGGAAAAGAAAAAACAACTGCATTTTTAAACTGGCTGGAGAACAGGTAA
- a CDS encoding sensor histidine kinase: protein MKKKTFKIPHKVIWLSSFFLGVLTSIPKIAQHRFNLYEALADAAVTFLFAVLIWYYNVFTLPAYTSRDVASGFSMIRLIKGLFFGILLMFLLSCLQQYLLSSIHFGPVMLMFEVRGILVNITFYMFLNLLYQNYQNQQVGIELERTKSDNLGAQYELLKQQVNPHFLFNSLNTLKYMVESNDKHSVEFILKLSDFYRFTLESRKHDLIKLAEELDILEAYLFLLKARFEEGIDLSIDIDKSYQQSLIPPFTLQLLIENCIKHNVLSIHKPLQIRLYMDGNFIVVENKIQPKRTPEASTGIGLENINQRYSHLLNKEIIITKTDTHFSIKLPLIHEDYHH from the coding sequence ATGAAAAAGAAAACATTTAAGATTCCGCACAAAGTAATATGGCTGAGTTCTTTTTTTCTGGGTGTACTCACTTCCATTCCCAAAATTGCCCAACACCGTTTTAATTTATACGAAGCCCTTGCCGATGCAGCCGTAACCTTTCTTTTTGCCGTATTAATCTGGTATTATAATGTATTTACCCTTCCTGCTTACACCTCACGCGATGTAGCCAGCGGTTTTTCGATGATTCGGCTCATTAAAGGTCTTTTCTTCGGTATACTTTTAATGTTTTTACTTTCATGCCTGCAACAATATTTGCTCAGTTCCATTCATTTTGGCCCCGTAATGCTCATGTTTGAGGTAAGGGGAATACTGGTAAATATTACATTCTACATGTTCCTGAACCTCCTGTACCAGAACTACCAAAACCAGCAGGTAGGTATCGAACTCGAAAGAACAAAATCTGATAATCTGGGAGCGCAATACGAACTCTTAAAACAACAGGTTAATCCGCACTTCCTTTTCAACAGCCTCAATACGCTGAAGTATATGGTAGAAAGTAACGATAAACATAGCGTAGAATTTATCCTTAAACTTTCAGATTTTTACCGTTTTACGCTGGAAAGCCGCAAGCACGACCTGATTAAACTAGCCGAAGAACTGGATATTTTAGAAGCTTATCTCTTTTTGTTAAAGGCCCGTTTTGAAGAAGGCATTGATCTTTCTATTGATATTGATAAAAGTTATCAGCAATCGCTCATTCCACCTTTTACGCTCCAGCTTCTGATTGAAAACTGCATTAAACACAACGTCCTCTCGATCCACAAGCCCCTGCAAATCAGGCTATATATGGATGGTAATTTTATTGTAGTAGAGAATAAAATCCAGCCTAAGCGTACCCCTGAGGCCTCAACCGGAATTGGTCTCGAAAACATTAACCAGCGCTACAGCCATTTACTGAACAAAGAGATCATCATTACCAAAACAGACACCCATTTTAGTATAAAACTTCCCCTTATACATGAAGATTATCATCATTGA
- a CDS encoding substrate-binding domain-containing protein — protein sequence MPKEKLLIVDRYVALKGEYSYIVQEFENASYNAFIQLAPRIKAFSEFVFFFKPSSAEPNEVLISFKRFIKEFNINGVIKNHYESGSIAPDKVYFTIHNLELWEMLKDTKVKGLKVGKDLGILSHNDDNVKEIIFDGITTFSIDFAEMGRLAAEFVLSLNPVKHIMENKLIRRNSL from the coding sequence TTGCCGAAAGAAAAACTGCTGATCGTAGATCGCTACGTAGCATTAAAAGGGGAGTACTCTTACATAGTACAGGAGTTTGAAAATGCATCGTACAATGCTTTCATACAACTGGCACCCCGCATTAAAGCATTTTCTGAATTTGTTTTCTTTTTTAAACCTTCATCAGCCGAACCCAATGAAGTGCTGATCTCATTTAAGCGTTTTATAAAAGAATTTAATATTAATGGTGTAATCAAAAACCATTACGAATCCGGAAGCATTGCACCGGATAAGGTGTACTTTACCATCCACAACCTTGAACTTTGGGAAATGCTGAAAGATACCAAAGTAAAGGGTTTAAAAGTAGGGAAAGATTTAGGCATCCTTTCGCACAACGACGACAACGTGAAAGAGATTATTTTTGATGGCATTACCACCTTTTCAATTGATTTTGCAGAAATGGGACGATTAGCGGCCGAGTTTGTACTTAGCTTAAATCCGGTTAAGCATATAATGGAAAATAAACTGATCAGAAGAAACTCACTTTAG
- a CDS encoding organic hydroperoxide resistance protein, with amino-acid sequence MENNQNGNPTMDLSTKVLYTGKTHTTGGRDGNSKSTDGKLEIALSSPGSNGKGTNPEQLFAAGWSACFIGAIGLAAAKYKIALPAGLAVDAEVDLCVTDGAYSLQTRLNVSLPGLSTEEARLLTDTAHQTCPYSKATKGNIPVEINLV; translated from the coding sequence ATGGAAAATAATCAAAACGGAAATCCTACAATGGATTTAAGCACAAAAGTATTATATACAGGAAAAACACACACTACAGGCGGTAGAGATGGCAACTCAAAAAGTACTGATGGAAAATTAGAAATTGCACTTTCTTCGCCAGGTTCAAACGGTAAAGGCACAAACCCTGAGCAACTGTTTGCTGCGGGTTGGTCGGCATGTTTTATTGGCGCAATCGGCCTGGCCGCTGCAAAGTACAAAATAGCTTTACCTGCCGGTCTTGCGGTTGATGCTGAGGTTGATCTTTGTGTAACTGATGGCGCTTACAGTTTGCAAACCAGGTTAAATGTAAGCCTACCCGGCTTATCTACTGAGGAAGCCAGGTTGCTAACCGATACTGCACACCAAACCTGTCCGTATTCAAAAGCTACCAAAGGCAATATCCCTGTCGAAATTAATTTAGTATAA
- a CDS encoding TonB-dependent receptor translates to MPVKGFSQAGKKTITGKVTDTLGVGLPGVTVAVVNKVNVGTQTDNNGKYVLDVTPGEQLRFSYVGYREHRVIVGAANVINVKLAEENMLSEEVVITALGQKQRKEALVGSVTTVKVGNLKIPSSNLTNALSGQIAGVIGYQRSGQPGQDNSQFFIRGVTTFGYKRDPLILIDNVELTSSDLARLQVDDIESFSILKDASATALYGARGANGVILVATKSGKEGKAKINFRLEQSASQSVQNLELADPITYMRLFNEASIGRGMDPMFTPNQIINTQATVNKSPGYNEYVYPAVDWLDMLFKKRTSTQRANLGISGGGGVARYYIAGSYNLDNGVLKEDSRNNNDNNIKFRNYQLRSNINIDLSKTTEMVVRLSGNFSEYNGPLATDGGFSTDLYNIAVHTSPVSFPAFYPADAANQNAQHILFGNRGGSGQNSILDNNPYAAMLRGHKNSSESRMSAQFELNQKLDFFTEGLSFKTIFSTNRYSYFDSQRAYSPFYYNIGSYDKQSNTYVLSWLNSSVTGGAPNIAQEYLSYYPGGTNINTFLYAQASLNYDKAFGSHNVSGTLIGTAQQSVYSNASSLQNSLPYRNLGLAGRLTYSYKSRYFIESNFGYNGSERFSENHRFGFFPTIGAGWVLSNEKFWTGGLANVISRLKLRASYGIVGNDAIGAQRFFYISDVNLNGGGNYAQFGFNGASNRNGVFINNYENKDVTWETSRQTNVALETTFFKDLSLIAEFYNNYRYNIYMPRTNLPTTLGLESGIGANVGEARSRGMDLSLDYKFRVNDFSFAVRSNFTFAKNKYINYEEPQWAEAYRYTTGQAINRNFGYIAERLFVDDKEVQNSPTQIFSPNGKPPRAGDIKYRDLNNDGRIDEADKAYIGFPQSPEIVYGFGFSSSYKGFDLSAFFTGQDRMTFFIDPTKVSPFVPSNQQYILGNTQLLKDFADNHWSPENQNLYALYPRLAVNAVDLENNAQTSTWWMRNGRLLRLKSVELGYTLPQRISSKIKLNSCRIYFNGLNLLTWSPFKLWDAEQGGNGFAYPIQKVFNVGLNVTL, encoded by the coding sequence ATGCCTGTAAAGGGTTTTTCGCAGGCAGGAAAGAAAACCATTACAGGTAAAGTTACCGATACGCTCGGGGTAGGCCTTCCGGGTGTTACTGTAGCGGTAGTTAATAAAGTAAATGTGGGTACGCAAACCGACAACAATGGTAAGTATGTACTCGATGTAACTCCGGGCGAGCAACTGCGTTTTTCTTATGTGGGCTATCGCGAGCACCGTGTAATTGTTGGCGCTGCCAATGTAATTAACGTAAAACTGGCCGAAGAGAATATGCTCTCGGAAGAGGTGGTTATTACCGCCCTTGGTCAGAAACAACGTAAAGAAGCATTGGTAGGCTCGGTTACCACCGTAAAGGTAGGTAACCTTAAAATTCCATCGAGCAATTTAACCAATGCCCTTTCCGGACAGATAGCCGGTGTAATTGGTTACCAGCGCAGCGGGCAGCCAGGGCAAGACAATTCGCAGTTTTTTATCCGCGGGGTAACTACTTTCGGGTATAAAAGAGATCCGTTAATTCTGATTGACAACGTAGAGCTAACCAGTTCTGATCTGGCACGCCTTCAGGTTGATGATATTGAAAGCTTTTCGATATTAAAAGATGCGAGTGCCACTGCCTTATATGGCGCCAGGGGGGCAAACGGCGTAATTCTGGTTGCTACCAAATCGGGTAAAGAAGGGAAGGCTAAAATCAATTTCAGGCTGGAGCAATCGGCTTCTCAATCGGTGCAGAATTTAGAACTGGCCGATCCGATTACCTACATGAGGCTTTTTAACGAAGCATCGATTGGCAGGGGGATGGATCCCATGTTTACGCCAAACCAGATCATCAATACGCAGGCGACGGTAAATAAAAGCCCGGGCTATAACGAATACGTTTACCCGGCGGTTGACTGGCTGGATATGCTCTTTAAAAAGCGCACCAGCACACAGCGGGCAAATTTGGGTATTAGCGGTGGCGGTGGTGTTGCCCGTTACTATATCGCGGGTTCATACAATTTAGATAATGGGGTACTTAAAGAAGATTCGCGCAATAACAACGATAACAATATCAAGTTCCGTAACTATCAGCTTCGCTCCAACATCAATATCGATTTAAGTAAGACTACTGAAATGGTGGTGCGCTTATCGGGTAATTTTAGCGAGTATAACGGTCCGCTGGCAACTGATGGTGGTTTTTCTACCGATTTGTACAACATTGCCGTTCATACCAGTCCGGTTTCTTTTCCGGCATTTTACCCCGCCGATGCTGCCAACCAAAATGCACAGCACATTTTATTTGGCAACAGGGGAGGCTCAGGGCAGAACAGCATTTTAGATAATAACCCTTATGCAGCTATGCTTCGCGGACATAAAAACTCGTCCGAATCGCGCATGTCGGCCCAGTTTGAGCTCAACCAGAAATTAGATTTCTTTACCGAAGGACTTTCGTTTAAAACGATTTTCAGCACTAACCGCTATTCATATTTTGATTCGCAGCGTGCCTATTCGCCATTTTATTATAACATTGGCTCTTACGATAAACAGAGCAATACTTATGTGTTAAGCTGGCTTAACTCTTCGGTAACAGGTGGAGCACCAAATATTGCGCAAGAATATTTGTCTTACTATCCGGGAGGTACCAATATCAATACCTTTTTATATGCCCAGGCCTCATTAAATTACGATAAAGCCTTTGGTAGCCATAATGTTAGCGGTACTTTAATTGGTACAGCCCAGCAATCGGTTTACAGCAATGCAAGCTCTTTGCAAAATTCGCTTCCTTACCGCAATTTAGGTTTGGCCGGTCGTTTAACCTATTCGTATAAGAGCCGTTATTTTATCGAATCTAACTTTGGTTATAACGGATCGGAAAGGTTTTCTGAGAACCACCGTTTCGGTTTTTTCCCAACCATTGGTGCCGGCTGGGTACTTTCCAACGAAAAATTCTGGACAGGTGGATTGGCCAACGTGATTAGCCGCTTAAAATTAAGGGCTAGTTACGGTATTGTAGGTAATGATGCCATTGGTGCGCAGCGCTTTTTCTATATTTCGGATGTTAACCTAAATGGTGGCGGAAATTATGCCCAGTTTGGATTTAATGGCGCATCTAACCGTAATGGTGTGTTCATTAATAATTACGAAAATAAGGATGTAACCTGGGAAACTTCAAGACAGACCAACGTAGCGCTGGAAACAACATTTTTTAAAGATCTGAGCCTTATTGCCGAGTTTTACAACAACTACCGCTACAATATTTATATGCCGCGTACCAACCTGCCTACAACATTAGGACTGGAATCGGGCATTGGTGCAAACGTAGGTGAGGCGCGCTCGAGAGGTATGGATTTATCGCTCGATTATAAATTCAGGGTGAACGATTTTTCATTTGCCGTACGTTCTAACTTTACTTTTGCCAAAAACAAATACATCAATTACGAAGAGCCGCAGTGGGCAGAAGCTTACCGTTATACCACCGGACAAGCCATTAACCGCAACTTTGGTTACATTGCCGAACGTTTATTTGTGGATGATAAAGAAGTACAGAATTCGCCAACGCAGATTTTCTCGCCCAATGGCAAACCACCAAGAGCAGGAGATATTAAATACCGCGATTTAAACAACGATGGTAGAATTGATGAGGCCGATAAAGCTTATATCGGTTTTCCACAATCGCCTGAGATCGTATATGGTTTTGGTTTCAGCTCATCATACAAAGGTTTCGATCTTTCGGCATTTTTTACCGGACAAGACCGCATGACTTTCTTTATCGATCCGACTAAGGTTAGTCCATTTGTGCCAAGTAATCAGCAATATATACTGGGCAATACACAATTGCTGAAAGATTTTGCCGATAACCACTGGTCGCCGGAAAACCAGAACCTGTATGCGCTTTACCCACGACTGGCTGTAAATGCTGTCGATTTGGAAAATAATGCACAAACCAGTACCTGGTGGATGAGAAACGGACGTTTGTTACGCCTTAAATCGGTAGAGCTGGGTTATACGCTTCCACAACGCATTTCTAGCAAAATTAAGTTAAACTCCTGCCGCATTTATTTCAACGGCTTAAACTTGCTTACCTGGAGCCCATTCAAATTATGGGATGCCGAGCAGGGCGGAAACGGTTTTGCCTATCCAATACAAAAGGTGTTCAATGTTGGTCTTAACGTAACCTTATAA
- a CDS encoding winged helix-turn-helix domain-containing protein translates to MNKEKLFNEIKDLSIINAFSKHEQLVQSIINGLNHKYISKGDILPSVNEMMRETGYAKETIGKAYKELISRGIVESKNRRGYFVATDDTEQHLKVCLLIYAFDTFQETFYQNFRDHLGENIQVDVYFHHNNFGVFESIINSNKGQYGLYVIAR, encoded by the coding sequence ATGAATAAGGAAAAACTGTTCAACGAAATCAAGGATTTAAGCATCATTAATGCTTTTTCGAAACATGAACAGTTGGTACAGAGTATTATTAATGGCTTAAACCATAAATACATATCCAAAGGCGATATTCTGCCTTCGGTTAATGAAATGATGCGCGAAACCGGTTATGCCAAAGAAACCATTGGTAAAGCCTATAAAGAGCTGATTAGTAGGGGGATTGTAGAGTCGAAAAACAGGCGGGGCTATTTTGTAGCTACCGACGATACGGAGCAGCACCTAAAGGTATGTTTGTTAATTTACGCTTTCGATACTTTTCAGGAAACCTTTTATCAGAATTTCCGCGACCACCTGGGTGAAAACATTCAGGTAGATGTCTATTTCCACCACAATAACTTCGGTGTTTTCGAATCCATTATTAACAGCAATAAAGGTCAGTATGGTTTGTATGTAATTGCCCGATAG